A stretch of Nonomuraea africana DNA encodes these proteins:
- a CDS encoding ABC transporter substrate-binding protein, with amino-acid sequence MKRLAAAAAVLALTTLAAACGSSPGTPSAESRQVRLGYFPNITHATALYGIEKGLYAKSLGVPLKTSTFNAGPAAIEAVFSGAVDATYIGPNPAINAWEKSKGKAINIVAGAASGGVFLVVKPGIDSVEDLKGKKIATPQLGNTQDVALRHWLLEKGIKTDTKGGGEVSIVPQENSQTLQTFATGDIDGAWVPEPFASRLVIESQGKILQDERELWPGKEFVITHLIVRQEWAKANPDLLKKLVEAHVQSTQEINADPDAAAKVVNASVEKLTGKPLKPEVLAGAFKNITFTNDPIASSLTGSADHAVKVGLLKPVDLNGIYDLKILNEVLAAKGQQSIKDK; translated from the coding sequence ATGAAGAGGCTTGCCGCCGCTGCCGCCGTCCTGGCTCTGACCACGCTCGCGGCGGCCTGCGGGTCCTCCCCGGGCACGCCCTCAGCCGAGAGCAGGCAGGTGCGCCTGGGCTACTTCCCCAACATCACGCACGCCACCGCGCTCTACGGCATCGAGAAGGGCCTGTACGCCAAGTCGCTGGGCGTCCCGCTGAAGACCAGCACCTTCAACGCGGGGCCCGCCGCCATCGAGGCGGTCTTCTCAGGCGCCGTCGACGCCACCTACATCGGCCCGAACCCGGCCATCAACGCCTGGGAGAAATCCAAGGGCAAGGCGATCAACATCGTCGCGGGCGCGGCCTCCGGCGGCGTCTTCCTCGTGGTCAAGCCCGGAATCGACTCCGTCGAGGACCTCAAGGGCAAGAAGATCGCCACCCCGCAGCTCGGCAACACCCAGGACGTGGCCCTGCGGCACTGGCTGCTGGAGAAGGGCATCAAGACCGACACCAAGGGCGGCGGCGAGGTCAGCATCGTCCCACAGGAGAACTCCCAGACCCTCCAGACCTTCGCCACCGGCGACATCGACGGCGCGTGGGTGCCCGAGCCGTTCGCCAGCCGCCTGGTGATCGAGAGCCAGGGCAAGATCCTTCAGGACGAGCGCGAGCTCTGGCCCGGCAAGGAGTTCGTGATCACCCACCTGATCGTCCGCCAGGAGTGGGCCAAGGCCAACCCCGACCTGCTCAAGAAGCTCGTCGAGGCGCACGTGCAGTCCACCCAGGAGATCAACGCTGATCCCGACGCCGCCGCGAAGGTCGTCAACGCCTCCGTCGAGAAGCTGACCGGCAAGCCGCTCAAGCCCGAGGTGCTGGCCGGCGCGTTCAAGAACATCACCTTCACCAACGACCCGATCGCCTCCTCGCTGACCGGCAGCGCGGACCACGCCGTGAAGGTCGGGCTGCTCAAGCCCGTCGACCTGAACGGCATCTACGACCTGAAGATCCTCAACGAGGTCCTTGCCGCCAAGGGCCAGCAGTCGATCAAGGACAAGTGA
- a CDS encoding ABC transporter ATP-binding protein, producing MTVQLDHQIAVRLEAVSKRYGDLLALDRVGLSVAPGEFVCLLGASGCGKSTLLSLVAGLDRPTAGQITTTGRRVAMMFQEPALFPWLTVSANVEMAMRELPRRERRARAEQFLEMVHLGGFGKKRPHELSGGMRQRVALARSLAQDADVLLMDEPFGALDAMTRDLLHDELERIWRERELSVLFVTHNVREAVRLGDRVVLLSSRPGKVVEEFPVRLARPRRTDSAEVATLAARITDQLKQEVARHAETSRPPTAHHAQTSLPPVAHRAETSGQTGVRS from the coding sequence ATGACCGTGCAGCTGGACCACCAGATCGCGGTACGACTCGAAGCGGTCTCCAAGCGCTACGGCGACCTGCTCGCGCTCGACAGGGTCGGGCTGAGCGTCGCCCCCGGCGAGTTCGTCTGCCTCCTCGGCGCCTCGGGGTGCGGCAAGAGCACGCTGCTCTCGCTCGTGGCGGGGCTCGACCGGCCGACGGCAGGACAGATCACCACCACCGGGCGCAGGGTCGCGATGATGTTCCAGGAACCCGCGCTGTTCCCCTGGCTCACCGTCTCGGCCAACGTGGAGATGGCCATGCGGGAGCTGCCCAGGCGCGAGCGCCGGGCCAGGGCCGAGCAGTTCCTGGAGATGGTCCACCTGGGCGGCTTCGGGAAGAAGCGCCCGCACGAGCTGTCGGGCGGCATGCGGCAGCGCGTCGCCCTGGCCAGGTCGCTGGCCCAGGACGCCGACGTGCTGCTCATGGACGAGCCGTTCGGCGCGCTCGACGCCATGACCCGCGACCTGCTGCACGACGAGCTGGAGCGGATCTGGCGGGAGCGGGAGCTCTCGGTCCTGTTCGTCACCCACAACGTCCGCGAGGCCGTCCGGCTCGGCGACCGCGTCGTCCTGCTGAGCAGCAGGCCGGGCAAGGTCGTCGAGGAGTTCCCTGTGCGGTTGGCGCGGCCCCGCCGTACGGACTCGGCCGAGGTGGCGACGCTGGCCGCCCGCATCACCGACCAGCTCAAACAGGAGGTCGCCCGCCACGCGGAGACCTCCCGCCCGCCGACCGCCCACCACGCGCAGACCTCCCTTCCGCCGGTCGCTCACCGCGCGGAGACCTCCGGGCAGACGGGAGTGCGTTCATGA
- a CDS encoding ABC transporter permease, giving the protein MSTDTHAAQLAGLDALEIVERRRRHLPARLWARLWPITLAAGIVLAVWQGVVWAGFWEPWVFAGPTEVFPVLFERLGTAEFWQAVGVTMRRAVTGFAAAVLIGLVVGALVSRVKVLRAAFGSLITGLQTMPSIAWFPLAILLFKLSESAILFVVILGAAPSIANGLITGVDYTPPLLLRAGHVLGFRRIQLYLHVILPASLPSFLAGLKQGWAFAWRSLMAGEIVVIIANQPSLGEQLHYARELADSAGLLATMIVVLAIGIVIDLLFETGDNALRRRWGLRTG; this is encoded by the coding sequence ATGAGCACCGACACGCACGCGGCCCAGCTGGCCGGACTCGACGCCCTGGAGATCGTGGAGCGGCGGCGCCGTCACCTGCCCGCCCGCCTCTGGGCCAGGCTGTGGCCGATCACCCTCGCCGCCGGCATCGTGCTGGCCGTATGGCAGGGCGTGGTCTGGGCGGGATTCTGGGAGCCGTGGGTCTTCGCCGGGCCCACGGAGGTCTTCCCCGTCCTGTTCGAGCGGCTCGGCACCGCCGAGTTCTGGCAGGCCGTCGGCGTGACCATGCGCCGCGCGGTCACCGGCTTCGCCGCCGCCGTGCTCATCGGACTGGTCGTCGGCGCGCTCGTCTCCAGGGTCAAGGTGCTGCGGGCCGCGTTCGGCTCCCTCATCACCGGCCTGCAGACCATGCCGTCGATCGCCTGGTTCCCGTTGGCGATCCTGCTGTTCAAGCTGAGCGAGAGCGCCATCCTCTTCGTGGTCATCCTCGGCGCCGCGCCCTCCATCGCCAACGGCCTGATCACCGGCGTCGACTACACCCCGCCCCTGCTGCTGCGCGCCGGGCACGTGCTGGGCTTCCGCAGGATCCAGCTCTACCTGCACGTGATCCTGCCCGCGTCGCTGCCGTCGTTCCTCGCGGGGCTCAAGCAGGGCTGGGCCTTCGCCTGGCGGTCGCTGATGGCCGGGGAGATCGTGGTCATCATCGCCAACCAGCCCTCACTCGGCGAGCAGCTCCACTACGCCCGGGAGCTGGCCGACTCGGCGGGCCTGCTGGCCACGATGATCGTCGTTCTGGCGATCGGCATCGTCATCGACCTTCTCTTCGAGACCGGCGACAACGCCCTGCGCCGCCGCTGGGGCCTGCGGACAGGCTGA
- a CDS encoding RrF2 family transcriptional regulator, whose protein sequence is MHLSARTQYALRALTELAAAPPGPVPADRIATAQGIPRKFLDNILLQLRRAGLIRSQRGPDGGYWLARPADEITLADVILLIEGRQDHGDYPGVAQPLAEVWTSLREHEERLLTEITFAQIITPRSPVQPPVHRTPVKGSARTDG, encoded by the coding sequence ATGCACCTGTCCGCGCGAACCCAGTACGCGCTGCGGGCGCTGACCGAGCTGGCCGCGGCGCCACCGGGGCCGGTGCCCGCCGATCGGATCGCCACGGCGCAGGGCATCCCCCGCAAGTTCCTCGACAACATCCTGCTCCAGCTGCGCAGGGCCGGGCTCATCCGCAGCCAGCGGGGACCTGACGGCGGCTACTGGCTGGCCAGACCCGCCGACGAGATCACGCTGGCTGACGTGATCCTGCTGATCGAGGGACGGCAGGACCACGGCGACTACCCGGGCGTGGCGCAACCGCTCGCCGAGGTATGGACCTCGCTACGCGAACACGAGGAACGCCTCCTCACCGAGATCACCTTCGCCCAGATCATCACCCCCCGCTCCCCCGTCCAGCCGCCCGTGCACAGAACCCCGGTGAAGGGCTCCGCACGGACGGACGGCTAA
- a CDS encoding ATP-binding protein produces MRVAFVGKGGSGKTTVSALFARYVASQGDPVVAVDADINQHLALVLGLDQAPEPLGGHLTEIKELLRGSNPLIGSAEAMVKTTPPGRGSRILRFDDLPYTVETPEGPRLMATGPFSEDDLGVACYHSKVGAVELLLNHLVDGHGEYVVVDMTAGADSFASGLFTRFDLTFLVAEPTRQGVSVYRQYREYAADYDVPIAVVGNKVHGPDDVEFLREHVGDDLLTWMEHSTAVRAMEQGRPFTLDDLEPANAEALSVLVKTVDSGEKDWVRFGRQAVEFHLRNARAWANERTGLDLSAQIDPGFVYGPASLDCRP; encoded by the coding sequence GTGAGAGTGGCGTTCGTTGGCAAGGGCGGCAGCGGCAAGACCACGGTGTCCGCGCTGTTCGCGAGGTACGTGGCGAGTCAGGGTGACCCGGTGGTCGCCGTCGACGCCGACATCAACCAGCACCTGGCGCTGGTGCTCGGCCTGGACCAGGCGCCGGAGCCACTCGGCGGCCATCTCACCGAGATCAAGGAACTGCTGCGCGGCTCCAACCCCCTGATCGGCAGCGCCGAGGCCATGGTCAAGACGACCCCGCCCGGACGCGGCTCGCGCATCCTCCGCTTCGACGACCTGCCGTACACGGTGGAGACACCCGAGGGGCCGCGCCTCATGGCCACCGGGCCCTTCAGCGAGGACGACCTGGGTGTGGCCTGCTACCACTCCAAGGTCGGCGCGGTGGAGCTGCTGCTCAACCATCTGGTCGACGGGCACGGCGAGTACGTGGTCGTGGACATGACCGCGGGCGCCGACTCCTTCGCCTCCGGCCTGTTCACCAGGTTCGACCTGACGTTCCTGGTCGCCGAGCCGACCAGGCAGGGGGTGAGCGTCTACCGGCAGTACCGCGAGTACGCCGCCGACTACGACGTGCCCATCGCGGTGGTCGGCAACAAGGTCCACGGGCCCGACGACGTGGAGTTCCTGCGCGAGCACGTCGGCGACGACCTGCTGACCTGGATGGAGCACTCCACCGCCGTGCGCGCCATGGAGCAGGGCCGTCCCTTCACCCTCGACGACCTGGAACCCGCCAACGCCGAGGCGCTGTCGGTGCTGGTCAAGACCGTCGACTCGGGCGAGAAGGACTGGGTCCGCTTCGGCCGCCAGGCGGTGGAGTTCCACCTGCGCAACGCCCGCGCGTGGGCCAACGAGCGCACCGGGCTCGACCTGTCCGCCCAGATCGACCCCGGCTTCGTGTACGGCCCCGCGTCACTCGACTGTCGCCCTTAA
- a CDS encoding SCO5389 family protein, with protein MSLTVPNDLLEQAKAGPVDDAAFVACVRDSLPYAWSMISELVKQREHSGAEFTDNHTPPPDEEARGQLLRCLASDSMRGALERHFGVRLAFQNCHRVAVFDPSATEALREFVTPRAQILNQSPELVDC; from the coding sequence ATGTCGCTGACCGTTCCGAACGATCTACTCGAACAGGCCAAAGCAGGACCCGTCGACGACGCGGCCTTCGTCGCCTGCGTCCGCGACTCCCTGCCCTACGCCTGGTCGATGATCAGCGAGCTGGTCAAGCAGCGTGAGCACTCAGGAGCCGAGTTCACCGACAACCACACCCCGCCGCCCGACGAGGAGGCCCGCGGCCAGCTCCTTCGCTGCCTGGCGAGCGACTCGATGCGCGGCGCCCTCGAACGTCACTTCGGGGTACGGCTGGCCTTCCAGAACTGCCACAGGGTCGCGGTGTTCGACCCCTCGGCCACCGAGGCCCTGCGCGAGTTCGTCACGCCGAGGGCGCAGATACTCAACCAGAGTCCCGAGCTCGTCGACTGCTGA
- a CDS encoding LLM class flavin-dependent oxidoreductase: MRIGIFLIAAQFPGMRPGQVLRDAVEAVVAAEEAGFDDAWIAEHHFMSYGVCPSAITMAAMALGRTSRIHLGTAVSVLSTQHPVALAEQAAMLHHLSGGRFTLGVGRGGPWVDLEVFGTGLPRFERGFAESLDVLCAALGRDRVSAEGEFFAFREVEMVPSARLTPVVACTSQETTRLAAERGLPMLLGMHIDDEEKAAAIASYEATRHSTLSDDGPGKGGGPGKGDGLGEGGGLGAGEGVAHVAAAVGFVGDSTARAVRELREAMPKWLEPGLAGYVPVDGHARPARDVGKYVEFLTEVHPVGDADHCVAAIERTREVTGIEHLILMVEGAGDMARTLENIRRLGAEVLPRLSSRRARDSG, from the coding sequence GTGCGCATCGGGATATTTCTGATCGCTGCCCAGTTTCCGGGCATGCGCCCAGGTCAGGTGCTGCGGGACGCGGTCGAGGCGGTCGTGGCGGCGGAGGAGGCGGGGTTCGACGACGCGTGGATCGCCGAGCACCACTTCATGTCCTACGGCGTGTGCCCCTCGGCGATCACGATGGCCGCGATGGCGCTCGGGAGGACCTCGCGCATCCACCTCGGGACGGCCGTGAGTGTGCTGTCCACGCAGCACCCGGTGGCGCTGGCCGAGCAGGCGGCGATGCTGCACCACCTGTCGGGCGGACGGTTCACCTTGGGCGTCGGCAGGGGCGGCCCGTGGGTGGATCTGGAGGTGTTCGGCACCGGGCTGCCGAGGTTCGAGCGGGGGTTCGCCGAGTCCCTGGACGTGCTGTGCGCGGCGCTGGGCCGGGACCGGGTCTCGGCGGAGGGGGAGTTCTTCGCCTTCCGGGAGGTGGAGATGGTGCCGTCGGCGCGCCTGACGCCGGTGGTGGCGTGCACGTCGCAGGAGACGACCCGGCTGGCGGCCGAACGCGGCCTGCCGATGCTGCTCGGCATGCACATCGACGACGAGGAGAAGGCAGCCGCCATCGCCTCCTACGAGGCGACCCGCCACTCGACGCTCTCAGACGACGGCCCGGGCAAAGGCGGCGGCCCGGGCAAAGGCGACGGCCTGGGTGAAGGCGGCGGCCTGGGTGCAGGCGAGGGCGTCGCGCACGTGGCCGCGGCCGTCGGGTTCGTGGGGGACAGCACCGCGCGGGCCGTACGGGAGTTGAGAGAGGCGATGCCGAAGTGGCTGGAGCCTGGGCTCGCGGGGTACGTGCCGGTGGACGGGCACGCGCGGCCGGCGCGGGACGTCGGGAAGTACGTGGAGTTCCTGACGGAGGTACATCCCGTCGGCGACGCCGATCACTGCGTGGCGGCGATCGAGAGGACCAGGGAGGTCACCGGGATCGAGCACCTCATCCTGATGGTCGAGGGCGCGGGAGACATGGCCCGCACCCTCGAGAACATCAGGCGCCTGGGCGCCGAGGTGCTACCGAGGCTCAGCAGTCGACGAGCTCGGGACTCTGGTTGA
- a CDS encoding AbrB/MazE/SpoVT family DNA-binding domain-containing protein encodes MNTRIGDRSMRINSKGQVTIPAPLREKYDLHEGDEVDVVEVGDSLQIIRRGGAESRGKRLTRHMRGKATRRMSTDQLMELLRGE; translated from the coding sequence ATGAACACGAGAATCGGTGATCGCAGTATGCGGATCAACAGCAAGGGACAGGTCACCATCCCTGCGCCGCTCCGGGAGAAATACGATCTTCATGAAGGAGACGAGGTTGATGTAGTGGAGGTCGGCGACTCCTTGCAGATCATCCGAAGGGGAGGCGCCGAATCCCGCGGAAAGCGGCTCACGCGTCACATGCGAGGCAAAGCCACGAGGCGGATGAGCACCGATCAACTGATGGAGCTTCTCCGTGGCGAGTAG
- a CDS encoding type II toxin-antitoxin system VapC family toxin produces MTLIDTCVLLDVLMEDPTWADWSDDAIAQAKTEGSVIINPIIYAEVSVGFDRVENLDDALPHTEIERVDLPYEAAFLAGKAYLTYKERGGIKSSPLPDFYIGAHAAVESYRLLTRDVQRFRTYFPTIELVCPN; encoded by the coding sequence GTGACGCTGATAGATACCTGTGTCCTTCTTGACGTCCTCATGGAGGATCCGACCTGGGCAGACTGGTCCGACGACGCTATAGCCCAAGCCAAGACGGAGGGCAGCGTCATCATCAATCCGATCATCTATGCCGAAGTGTCGGTTGGCTTCGACCGTGTCGAGAATCTCGATGACGCGTTGCCACACACGGAGATCGAGCGCGTGGATCTTCCTTATGAGGCGGCTTTTCTCGCGGGGAAGGCCTATCTGACGTACAAGGAAAGGGGCGGCATCAAGAGTTCGCCTCTGCCCGACTTCTACATCGGCGCACATGCGGCCGTGGAGTCCTACCGACTTCTCACACGCGACGTCCAGCGCTTCAGGACCTACTTCCCCACCATCGAACTGGTCTGTCCCAACTAG